CCGACCAGCTCGGCGGCGGAACGTTCCGGCCGGTCGACCGGGGCCGGCAGTCCGGCCCGCAGGTCGGCGGCGAGCGCGCCGAGCTGGTCCAGCCGGTGCCGCCAGAGGCGGTCCGCCGACCGGGTCGCCCGACGCCGGAGCAGCGCCCGCACGCCGAGGGCGGCGTACGCGGCGGCCACCACGGCGGCCACCGGGCCGGCGACAAGGCCACCGCCGGTCGCCCCGACAGCGGCTCCCAGCAGGACGCCCCGCCCCGGTGACACCGCCCAACGGCGGGTGCTGCCGCGATCGGCGTCGTCGACCTGCCCGGCGGTGCCGGTGGCCGTGCCTGATGGCACGCCCCGGTCGGCCAGGAGGGTTGCGGCGGCTCGGAGGCTGCCGTCCCGGCCGCCGGGCACGAGCAGGTCTGGTTCCTCGGACCCCCCGGCCGGCCGGGACGGGTCCCGGCGGGTGGGTGGCCCGCCTGACGGCCGCCGACCGGTGGCCCGGATCGGCCCGGGCAGCCGGAACCTCGGGACGTGACGGACGTACCGAGGACGCGCCGTCGGGTCAGGGGTGGTGGGCTGCCCAGATCGGAACAGGTCCCGATACCGGGCGCGGACCCCGCCCGCCGGCCAGCCGATGACGGCGGCGGCCGAGAGCACCAGCAGCACCACCGGCCAGGCGGTCGCGCTCACGCCGGCGTCCCCTCGGCACCGGTCCACGGGTGGGACAGGATCGGTGGCAGGGGCACGCCGCGCTGCTGGAGCAGCACGCCGAGGGCTCGGCCGGCGAGCCCGAGACCACGCCCGCGTACCCACACGGGCACCACCGTGACCAGGCGCTCCGGCCCGTCGGGCAGGAGCAGGGAGATCGATTCGAGCACCCGGCCGCTGCGGCCGCGCCGCATCTGGAGCAGCACCTGGAGGGCAGCGGCCACCTGGGCGTGCAGGGCCGCGCGGGGCAGCCCGCCGAGCAGGCCGAGCGCCTCCAGCCGGGCCGGTACGTCCGACGGGGCGTTGGCGTGCAGCGTGCCGGCGCCGCCGTCGTGGCCGGTGTTCAGCGCGGCCAGCAGGTCGACCACCTCGCCGCCCCGACACTCGCCCACCACCAGCCGATCCGGTCGCATCCGCAGCGCCTGCCGGACCAGGTCGGCGAGGCCCACCGCCCCCGATCCCTCCACGTTGGAGGTGCGCGCCTGCAACCCGACGACGTGCGGGTGCACCGGGCGCAGTTCGGCGGCGTCCTCGACCAACACGATCCGCTCGGTGGCCGGAACCAGCCCGAGCAGGGTGTTGAGCAGGGTGGTCTTGCCGGAGCCGGTACCCCCGCTGACCAGGTACGCCAGCCGGGCCGCCACGATGGCGGCGAGCAGCGGGGCGACCGGCCGGGGCACGGTGCCGTGCTCCACCAGTTCGTCGAGGGTGAACGGACGCTGTCGGAAGGTGCGCAGCGACAGGTAGGGCCCGCTGGTCGCCACCGGGGGCAGGACGGCGTGCAGCCGGGTGCCGTCGGCGAGCCGCGCGTCCGCGTACGGGGATCCGTCGTCGAGCCGACGGCCCGCACCGGCCGCGAGGCGCTGCGCCAACCGGCGTACGTCGTCCACGGTGCCGACCGGGACGGCCACCTGTCGCAGGCCGTCGCCCCGGTCGACCCAGACCCGGGTTCCGTTGACGAGAATGTCGGTGACCTGGGCATCGGCCAGGAGCGGCCCGAGTGGCCCGGCACCGACGAGGTCGTCGTGGACCCGGTCGGCCATCCGCAGCACCACCGTGTCACCGAGCACTGCGGCGGCCGGCTCGGCCCGGACTGCGGAGACGACCGCGGCGGGGGTGACCGGGGTGGCCTCGGCGGCGAAGCGCTGGCGTACGCGGGCAGAAAGGTCGCCGACGACGGCGGCCGGACGGTCCGACAGGTGTCGCGCGGCGCGGGACTGGTCGGTCATGCGGCGCCCTCGACGGACAGGCCGGTCAGGTCGGCGACGATGCGCTGGCAGAGGGCGGCGAGCGGGCCACGGCCGGTCGCCGCCGGCGCCTCGCCCCGTTCCAGCCCCCGGGAGATGCCCGGCTCGGGCCGCAGCGTGCCGGCGAGCGGCAGGCCGAGCGCCCGCGCCACCTCGCCGGCCTTGAGCCGACCCGGCGCAGGCCCCCGGACGATCACCGCCAGGTCGGTGCAGTGCGGCCCGGCGGCGGCGACCACCTGAGCTGCGGCGGCGGTGGCCCGCAGCTCGGCCGGGACCACCAGGAACACCCGGTCGGCGGCCTGTAGGGCGAGCACGGCCGCGTCGTCGAGCTGTCGGGGCAGGTCGACCACGACCATGTCCCGGCCCCGGCGGGCGGCGTCGAGGGTGGCGGCCATCGCCGGCGCGGGCAACGGCAACGGGTCGCCCCGGTCCCCGGAGAGCACCACCAGGTCGCCCCGGCTGGGCAGGGCCCGGACCAGGGTGGGCGGATCGACCCGGCCGTCGGCGTCGGTGAGCGACGGCCAGCGCAGCCCTTCCAACTGCTCCCAGCCGAGCACCAGGTCCAGGCCACCACCGAGCGGGTCAGCGTCGACGAGAAGCGTCCGGAGCCGTGCCCGGGCGGCGGTGACCGCCAGGCCACCGGCGAAGACGCTGGCACCCGCCCCACCTCGTCCGCCGAGCACGGCGACCACCCGGGCGTCGGCGGTCGTCTGTTGCGGCACGCACTCGGCGAACCGGTCGACGAGCCAGGGTTCGGCTGCGGGCAGGGTCGCGACGTGTTCCGCCCCGATCAGCTCGGCGACCTCCCAGCCGGGATCGGCCGTATCGGTGCGGGCCACCAGTACGAGCCGGGCCCGCCGGGGCAGCCGGGCGCGCAGGCAGGGTTGCGCCTGGTCACCACCGACGAGCACCAGCGGGGCCGGCGACCACCGGGACCGCGCCGCCGCCGGGTCGGCGGCCACCTCGACCTCCGTACCGCCGGCTGCGGCGAGCCGGAGGAGGTCGTCGAGGAGGTCGACGTCCGCAGTGACGACCAGGGGGAGCCGTCGGTGCGGCCGGACATCGGTACGGGGTGGCATCGCGGCCTCCAACAGTCAGGCTCGGGGGTGCTCCCGAGAGACTGCGCCGGCGCGTACCGGACGCGCTGACGGAGCCGCCGTACCTGTGGACAACCGGAGCGCCTGTGGACAACGCCCGCCACGGCAGTCGATCTGCTATGGGGAACGGTGTCCGCGCAGCCCGCGCCCGTGATCGCGACTGACCGCCCCGACGGGGGTCTATTGACGCGCGCAAAAATTCATTACGGATAATCGTGGATCCGTGCCGCCCCATCCGGGCAGCACCCGGAGCGGAGATCATCATCCATGACTCGTGCAGCAGGGTCCGGGCCGGAGGACGAGGGCCGACGACGGCCCCGTCTGGCCTGGTGGGCGTACACGTTGGTCGCGCTCGTGGTCGGCGGGCTGACCGTCGCGGTGGTCTGGGCGCTCGACACCGCCGTCACGCCCGTACGCCGGCCGGCGGCCGAGCCGTCGGTGGCGGCGATCCCGCTGCCCACCTTCGTGGACACGACGCCGAAAGCGGCACCCGGGCGGACCGCGGCGAAGACCTCCGCCACCGCGTCCCCCTCCCCGTCACCGACCGCCGCGACCCCGTCCCCCGACCCGAGCGCCTCCACCGGGGACCGGCCCGAACCCTCCCCGACCCGGTCCGCCTCGCCGGGCGTCGTGGAGTTGACCCCGCTCCCCGCCGAGCAGGAACGTGACCTGCACTCGGTGAACGGTGGGGCGGACACCACCGTCGAGTTCGTCAACCAGCGGGACGGACACGTGATCGTGTACTGGCTGAACCACTGGGGTTACCGGGTGCGCATCGAGCGGCTGTCACCGGGTGAGTCCCACCGGGAGGACACCAACGTCGGGTATCCCTTCGTGGTCACCGACGGCAGCGGCCGGGCGCTGGCCGTCTTCCAGCCGGTAGCGTCGCCGGCCCGGGCCGTCATCCGGTAGCACGCCGGACGACGACCACACGCCGCGTCCGGGCGCGGCCCGGCGAGCACCCGCGTCCGGCCGCTCCCCCGTCACCGTGGACGGCCCGGGCCGAGGGGTCGCTCACCCCTCGCCCAGGACCTCACGCAGCCGGACGGCGAACCGCTCCGGGGCGTCGACGAA
The nucleotide sequence above comes from Micromonospora pallida. Encoded proteins:
- the ssd gene encoding septum site-determining protein Ssd, with translation MPPRTDVRPHRRLPLVVTADVDLLDDLLRLAAAGGTEVEVAADPAAARSRWSPAPLVLVGGDQAQPCLRARLPRRARLVLVARTDTADPGWEVAELIGAEHVATLPAAEPWLVDRFAECVPQQTTADARVVAVLGGRGGAGASVFAGGLAVTAARARLRTLLVDADPLGGGLDLVLGWEQLEGLRWPSLTDADGRVDPPTLVRALPSRGDLVVLSGDRGDPLPLPAPAMAATLDAARRGRDMVVVDLPRQLDDAAVLALQAADRVFLVVPAELRATAAAAQVVAAAGPHCTDLAVIVRGPAPGRLKAGEVARALGLPLAGTLRPEPGISRGLERGEAPAATGRGPLAALCQRIVADLTGLSVEGAA
- a CDS encoding TadA family conjugal transfer-associated ATPase, with protein sequence MTDQSRAARHLSDRPAAVVGDLSARVRQRFAAEATPVTPAAVVSAVRAEPAAAVLGDTVVLRMADRVHDDLVGAGPLGPLLADAQVTDILVNGTRVWVDRGDGLRQVAVPVGTVDDVRRLAQRLAAGAGRRLDDGSPYADARLADGTRLHAVLPPVATSGPYLSLRTFRQRPFTLDELVEHGTVPRPVAPLLAAIVAARLAYLVSGGTGSGKTTLLNTLLGLVPATERIVLVEDAAELRPVHPHVVGLQARTSNVEGSGAVGLADLVRQALRMRPDRLVVGECRGGEVVDLLAALNTGHDGGAGTLHANAPSDVPARLEALGLLGGLPRAALHAQVAAALQVLLQMRRGRSGRVLESISLLLPDGPERLVTVVPVWVRGRGLGLAGRALGVLLQQRGVPLPPILSHPWTGAEGTPA
- a CDS encoding type II secretion system F family protein: MSATAWPVVLLVLSAAAVIGWPAGGVRARYRDLFRSGQPTTPDPTARPRYVRHVPRFRLPGPIRATGRRPSGGPPTRRDPSRPAGGSEEPDLLVPGGRDGSLRAAATLLADRGVPSGTATGTAGQVDDADRGSTRRWAVSPGRGVLLGAAVGATGGGLVAGPVAAVVAAAYAALGVRALLRRRATRSADRLWRHRLDQLGALAADLRAGLPAPVDRPERSAAELVGLDRIDRLTRSATRLADRTGAPLAELVERIEADLRAMDRGLAAAAAQAAGAQATAWLLAGLPLGGIALGYGIGVDPLRVLLHTPIGAGCVVAATVLQVVGLLWAERLGATPGRAV